Proteins co-encoded in one Oreochromis aureus strain Israel breed Guangdong linkage group 3, ZZ_aureus, whole genome shotgun sequence genomic window:
- the LOC120436152 gene encoding T-cell surface glycoprotein CD4-like, which yields MVGFLGWTLLSVCLLVSASQDQKNITAESGQNVTLTCRASNNIRTVEWSRADLGEKYVFLYRDGRKTTVNQHLSFKDRVDLQDKQMKDGDVSVILKDVTINDSGTYKCRVVEKGTLGLKPISIIRLSVVDPPGPPGGPKKDEPVGLKVGLLVSGVLIVAAFAGFVIYRKHKGEKSQGSH from the exons ATGGTTGGGTTTCTTGGCTGGACTCTGCTCTCTGTGTGCCTGCTGGTTTCTGCCTCGCAAG accagaaaaacatcacagctgagtctggacagaacgTCACGCTGACATGTCGAGCTTCAAACAACATCAGGACTGtggagtggagcagagctgacctgggagagaaatatgtttttttgtatCGGGATGGGAGGAAAACGACAGTGAACCAGCATCTATCTTTTAAGGACCGGGTGGATCTACAGGacaaacagatgaaggatggagacgtgtctgtgattctgaaggatgtgacgattaatgacagTGGAACATACAAGTGTCGTGTCGTTGAGAAAGGAACACTTGGTTTGAAGCCCATCAGCATCATCAGACTGAgtgttgttgatcctccag gtccaCCAGGAGGACCAAAGAAGGATGAACCTGTTGGACTGAAAGTTGGTCTGTTAGTTTCTGGCGTCCTCATTGTTGCTGCTTTTGCTGGGTTTGTGATCTACAGAAAGCATAAAGGAGAAAAGAGTCAGGGTTCACACTAA